In one Pseudomonas tensinigenes genomic region, the following are encoded:
- a CDS encoding DUF6124 family protein: MNISSKDLPDLQMDTTFSSPQGNAAAQRALDYYLKPAVSEPEVDERFFDVRRHLSGEEALVHASDLLRCAAATAFKAAENLQGASRDLAFSVVHMVDMARAMVDHSLDGDEA; this comes from the coding sequence ATGAATATCAGCAGCAAAGACTTGCCCGATCTGCAAATGGACACCACTTTCAGCTCGCCTCAGGGCAATGCGGCAGCCCAGCGAGCGCTGGACTATTACTTGAAACCAGCTGTGTCAGAACCCGAAGTCGACGAACGTTTTTTCGATGTCAGGCGCCATCTGAGCGGCGAAGAAGCCTTGGTGCACGCCTCGGATCTGTTGCGCTGTGCCGCAGCCACGGCGTTCAAGGCAGCGGAAAACCTGCAAGGCGCGAGCCGCGACCTGGCCTTTTCAGTGGTGCACATGGTGGATATGGCGCGGGCGATGGTCGACCATTCGCTCGATGGCGATGAAGCGTGA
- a CDS encoding LexA family protein: MDKWIELVKAKMSELKITQTELGERVGMSQGGIGHWLNKRREPGITEMNRVLQALGMDFLEVVLVIREPQITSDDDMPLAQKYNPYFRYPVSDWQTTCEVRESDAASYAKASGKQRFELTDYHARGPAFWLTVTGDSMTAPSGQSIAEGMLILVDPAAEAVPGKLVIAQWPDSPEAIFRKLDEEGGQRYLVPLNPTWPKALLTDECRIIGVVVQATARY; this comes from the coding sequence ATGGATAAATGGATTGAGTTGGTCAAGGCCAAGATGAGTGAACTCAAAATCACTCAAACAGAGCTCGGAGAGCGCGTCGGCATGTCCCAGGGCGGGATCGGCCATTGGCTGAACAAGCGTCGCGAACCCGGCATCACGGAAATGAATCGCGTGCTGCAAGCGCTGGGCATGGATTTTCTGGAAGTGGTGCTGGTGATCCGGGAACCGCAAATAACATCTGACGACGACATGCCGCTGGCGCAGAAGTACAACCCTTACTTCCGTTACCCGGTCAGCGATTGGCAGACGACCTGCGAGGTGCGCGAGAGCGATGCGGCGTCCTACGCCAAGGCATCAGGTAAACAGCGTTTCGAACTGACGGATTACCACGCGCGTGGCCCGGCGTTCTGGCTGACGGTGACGGGGGATTCGATGACCGCTCCCAGTGGCCAGAGCATCGCCGAAGGCATGCTGATTCTGGTTGATCCGGCGGCCGAGGCGGTGCCCGGTAAACTGGTAATCGCCCAATGGCCCGACAGCCCTGAAGCGATTTTTCGCAAACTCGACGAAGAGGGCGGCCAGCGTTACCTGGTGCCGCTCAATCCGACGTGGCCAAAGGCGCTGCTGACCGATGAATGTCGAATCATCGGTGTTGTGGTTCAGGCAACGGCGCGTTACTAG